The Enterobacter asburiae genomic sequence CAGACCGAGGCGTTAATCAGCCAGTCGCGGTTAATCAGATAATCCAGACCGACCTGCCCCGCCATACCCCACGAATCTTTCAGGCTGAGGTCAGTCAGACCGGCCTCTTTACCGGTATCGTTAAACTTCTCGTCGAAGAAGGTGGTGTAGTTCACACCGGCGCCAATATAAGGACGCACCTTGCTGCTGGCATCGCCAAAGTACCATTGCGCCATCAGCGTTGGCGGCAAGTGGTGAACCGTAGCGATATCACCGGTTGCGCCCAGACCCACGCGATGACGGAACGGCGTTGCAGCCAGAAGCTCAACACCAACGTTTTCCGTCGCCATATAGGTGAACGTTAACCCTAACTGGGTGTTATTACTGACGTTAAAACCGCCCATACCCAGCACGTTATCCGATCCTTCAGTCGGGCGAACCGTAGCCGAACCGGCACGAATAAAGAATTCGCCTGCTTCATGCGCATACGCGCCGCCAGAGAGACTGCTTAATACAAGGGCTGCCACCGCTAATTTTTTCATATCCGCTCCATCGTTGTGGTTTTAATCGCGGATGAGAATATACTCACAAATGAGTAATAAGTGATCTGCTACAGATCACATTAAAACCAGTAACTTAACATTCATTGATCTGGATTAATTTTTTGTTACGCATCCAAAAGCGATAAGTTGTTTCCATGTCAATTTTTGGCATTTCACGGTTACAAAATTTTCCCTTTTCCCCCTCTTGCTCTTCCTCTGGCGGCTGGATAATTTATCGCTCTCACAAGTTGATTTGATGCGTTCTTCTTTAGCAGGTGTGCCATGAGTGATATCAACCCGTGCATGAC encodes the following:
- the ompW gene encoding outer membrane protein OmpW; this encodes MKKLAVAALVLSSLSGGAYAHEAGEFFIRAGSATVRPTEGSDNVLGMGGFNVSNNTQLGLTFTYMATENVGVELLAATPFRHRVGLGATGDIATVHHLPPTLMAQWYFGDASSKVRPYIGAGVNYTTFFDEKFNDTGKEAGLTDLSLKDSWGMAGQVGLDYLINRDWLINASVWYMDIDTDVRFKAGGQQQSINTRLDPWVFMFSAGYRF